From the Argentina anserina chromosome 3, drPotAnse1.1, whole genome shotgun sequence genome, the window CTGCCAGAGTTGAACAAAACAATATAGTACTCCTCCAaacttcttttttatatttttccaGTGAAGTAaattctttccttctccataATATTCACTAAAGAACTTTTTGTTGGAGGGCAGGAGAGCAAGTAATTTTATATCGTCTCTTTTCTCTTTCGGTAATAATTCTTTAATTCATGTGCTTTAGCATTGTTACCCTTTTTGTAGTGTTATCAGTGCATCCTTCTTATGATTTCGTATTTGCCTATATACGAGGATTTAGTGTTCTCCTCAATCCTTACTAATTATTGATTTTTAACCATAACTTTACGAGATTATTAATTCTGTATAATGTATGGTACATATTCTTACTGATTCTTTCACATGTAGGTACTTTTAGACGGAGGGATTCCAATAAAGAGCTCCAATGAAATTAAAAGCGTGCTCGTCCAAGCACTTGCGTCACATGGGCAGTTGTTTGATGCATTTAGTATATTTGAAGAGATCAAGCAAGATGGATACCGTTTGGAGCCGAAAGCTGTTATAAGTCTCATTGTAAGTCTTTAATGCTTAAAATTtgtgatctttttttttttgcgaaGTTATGCATGAGATTATTGttgtggtaaaaaaaaattttaattatacgTCAATTTTCTCTTAGGAGCACCTTCAAGCGGATGAAGATGCATTAAGCAAATTACTCCTTCTACTTGATACAGTAGAAGATCCAAACTATTGGTGCGATGGTTGCTTGAGAACTATCTCATATTGTGTTCGCTACAAACATTTAAGGTCAGTAGTTGTTAATAATTTAACATTTCACacacactatatatatatagggctcttcaggtgcggacgattccggcgacggcaGGCCGCAACGGTGCGGCGGACCAGCACAGTTGCACTGCCCACCTCCCGGCGACGGTAGGCCGCAACGGCGCGGCGGACCAGCACAACTGCAGTACCCACCTCTCGGCGATCCCGTCTGTGCCggtcggagctccatcggcaaTCTACGGCGGCCGTAATttgcaaaaatcaagtttctaaGCAGATTCCGGCGATTTTGCGATTACGGCCGCCGTGGGttgccgatggagctccgatcggcacagacgggaccgctgagaggtggggagtgcggctgtTGCAGTCTTCCCCGCCGTTGCAGTCTGCCATCGCCGAAATCGGCgaatccgtaccttacgtaaggtacggacgtccgcacctgaaaattctcttatatatatattatatatgtatagagAAATTCTCAGCTGCGGACATCCGCATGGTGTGGATTCGGCGATTTTGGTGCCCGCAACGACGGCGCAGATGGTGACAGCTGTGCTCCCCCCTCCCGACGCTCCTATCTGTGTTGGCCGAAGCTGCAACGCCGGCCCACGGTGGCTGGAATCTCGAAATCTCCGCACGCTGCctagaaacttgaaatttcgagatTTCGGCCGGCGTTGTAGCTCCAGCCGGCACAGTCAGGAGCGCTAGGAGGAGAGGAGCACGGCCGGCACCATCCACGCCGTCGTTGCCCATCGCCGGTCCCCGAATCTGCACCGTGCAGACGTCCGCAGCAGAGacggactgtatatatatatgtacatttttctcattttcttcccaACTTAAAAACTGGCCTTTTCATGTTCCATATAGatttgaattaaaaaatattgCAATTTCTGAAATTATGGGCCTTCTGGGTCTCCACCCAAACATTTGGTTTCCTTTTAATGCTCCAAATTCAGTCATTTCAAttcattttattaatttttcctcaccaaattttaatgtctctctctctctctctctctctgttatTGATTTAGACCTGCCATCAATTTGATTGAGCAACTCAGGGATCAAGTCTGCACTGACGAATTAACTCTGGAAGTAATTTTTGATAAGGTTTGTTTCTATTTGCTCAGAATTGATGTGTAGATCTTATTGTGGAAGCAATTTTCCGTGATTTAATTAGATTATTCTCTACTTTTGGATGATcacattttcaaattttgggTACCTATTTGAGAATCTATATTAATTTCTTATCTATGACCTCTATTTGAACCTTCCGCTTTGATATTCATCAGAcaccaactttttttttatgattatgTATCATGTATCTGGCAAATTGTTCTATGTTTACCCCCAAAAGCCCAAGATTCATCAGTCTAGTCATATTGTCTTATTCCAACCCCATTCACCCACAGTGGCCGATCACCTTAATCAGCATCACCAGCTGTCAACAGGCACTAGGAGTCCCCATCAGACGGATGGCAGAAGAAAATAGTCACAATGATGATGAGGATTAGGTGGTAGTCACTGAATCATACTTTTGCATTATTTTCAGTAGCAAATAGGAAGTCATTTGTGAAGTTTGTGGTCTAAAATAACCAAGTAGgaggtagaaaaaaaaatgtttttgtgCCAACTGAGTGGCTGGACAGACTTTTGAGGCTTTACTGATAGCTAACTGTATGTCAGTATATTTATACATTCAGATGTCCATTTTATGAACGTCTGCATATTTTATACTGACTCTTGACCGTACACGGCTTATGACCATTTTGTAGGTGTTCTACTTCATCGCAGAATCCGAGTCTACATCTTTGCAGTTTGGCCTAGATTTGCTTCATGCTATGAAGAGTGAACTTGACCTCACCCCTTCACGAAAATGTCTTGATTTTCTTCTCCACGCTTGTGTCAGTGCCAAAGATCTGCAGAGTTCCCTATTTGTTTGGAAAGAGTATCAAGCCGCTGGCCTGCCTTATAACATTATAAGTTTCTTGAGGTAATTTTAGATTTGCTTTTGCTCTGGGTTGAAATTTCTGTCCTTGGAGGAAAAATGATTATATACCTTTTGGTCCAATCTTGAACTTTTGCAGGATGTATCAAGCCCTTTTGGCCACAGGCGAGCTAAAGGCTGCTAAGATTTTGGAACGTAAAATACCTAAAGATGATCTTCATGTTCGGTCTATCATTGAAGCATGTCAATCGACTTATTTAAAGAAGACGGACGGAAACagagtgacaaagaaaaagaaaaagaaagagaaaaacaacATTATGTAGGAATGTATAAATCATCATCTTTTGTATCAGAACCTGAACAAATAAGTCAGATAAGGACCTTCATGTGGGATTAGTCCCATTCATCTAATTTAAATTCTACAAATGCTGGTTCTAGTATCTATATTATTAGTGCCCATTGTTTCAGAGCAAGCTGTATAATTCACTTCTTCCCGGCTTTAAGAATACTCGCTATGACTGTCCTTTTCTAAAATGAACATTGCAGATCACTTTTCAGACAGAAGATTTGAAGCTGCATTCTTCTCCTGTAACTACCATCTGATTTCAGTTTACACATCAGATAAAGTTACTCAACTCTAAGTGAGTGAATATATTTCTCATTCGCAAAATCTGACGAAGTCGGTAAGAGATCGATTTGCGAAAATCTAATGTACAAATCTAAGCTTTTTTCTCTGATTCTTTTCATCATAGGACCAAAACAATTTAATGAAGAAGATTGTTCTTGATTTAGGCTTTAAAACGATAAAGCAACAAGTATAGCTTGCCTGCACCTAGCCTTGGCCTGCTCAAGCCTCTCACTCAATGTCTCATCCTTCACTGCAGCCTTCACCATAACCATGTCCATCTCCATCAGCTTCAGCACCCTAAACAATTCAGTCACCATTCTATCTTCCACCTTGCCTTCATCTCTCAACACTTCTGCTTCCTCTCTTGCTCTCTCAGCCACAATCTCTGCAGCCTTCACCAGCAACTCTCTGGACCCGAATTCTCGCCCCATTAAGCCCTCCAACTTCTCCAGGAAGTCAGCTATGACATACCCTACTGGCTTCTCTAGTGGAATCTTCTTGGTTCTCTTCCAACCAATCTCAAAGTTGGGTGGCTCCGGCATCACCAGGCCAGTTGAGGACTTCCTGTCTCGGGTGATTTCCGATTTTCGACGCTTTTCAATTGGAAATTTATCTGCACTGGTGGTGGTTTCAGAGTTTGGACTTGGGAAGTCAGGTTGAGTAGTGTCTGGTTCAGTGCATTTGGTGATGAACAAGTAGTGTTTTCTGGGTGGTACATGGATGTATTGCTGTGATGGGATTTTGGAGGTTCGGGAGGTGAAGAAATGATTCAGAGAATGAGGGTTGGGATTGGAGAGGAATTGTGGGAATAATGAAGCCATGCCTGGAGCTCAGAAGTGGGAACCAAACTCACGAGGGATTGAAGATAATAGTACGTCACTCCCATTATGTACGGTTGATATATTACCTTTACGTAATTTTTACTAGTGAATTTGACACCTAATTTTAACATTTAACCACTCTACTTCTATGAGTAATTTTTCCATATGAACATAGAATATACACATTACTATTATGTATTTATGATGCAAAGATGGGATTCAGAAAAATGAAACCGTTACGGAAAAAGAAGATAAACATAGACAATCTGCAATGCTCAAAATTAAAACCCAAATTTATTTAACACTGCTCAAAATCTGTAATAGATGATACTTTCATTCATGCCAGCTAGTTATGATATTCTAGATATTACTTAGGCAACTCAAGGTTCCTTGAATTTTTGAATTACATTCAACGGAGTCCCTGCAAGTGCTTGGCAAGTTTGTAGCTGAAATATGCATCAATAGTTGCACACTCATCTGTTCCAGTGTAAGATCTGATCCCATATCACCCCAATTCGTCAATATCAGTCCATAAGGCCTCTGACCATTATTAAAAGCACGATATAAACTCAAATTTGAACCATAACGTGCAAAATCTCCTGCTCCATGCGAAGCAAGTAAGGACACACTGTATGTGCGACAATCACTTAGCTCCACCGCATTTCTAACTTCAAGTCCAAAGTCTTCTTTGAGTTTAATAAGATCCTCTTTGATATGAACTCCGACAAACATGATATCCTTCATAAGCAGAAATGTCCCGAGCGATGGAGAAACCGAAGCAGAGTTAAGGTCTAATCGAATAAGGACGCAGCCAATACACGAGTAGAGTTTGATGAGTACCACCCGAGCTACAACTACGCCAGTAGTAGGCCTGTAAAATGGGCAGGGCAGAACCGGTCCGACCCTAAGATATGAAGACCCACATACTACCCGGTTCATGTCTTTTTCAGCTCTAGGTGTAAAATGGATAGGACAGGGTCGGCTCTATCAAAATATGTGAAACTCGAGCCCGTCCTTTGGGCGGATAAAGTTTGAGCTTAAAAAGCTCGCCCATGGCCCGATTTACATTTGACCCGTGATTTTtagataataaaatattttaactttCATTTGAACATTTTAATTGAGATAAGAGTTGAACTCATGAACCTATTCTTATAAGAATAATACATTTGCCGATTAAACCAACACAATTTGCTGGTTATATCAATCActcataaattaataataaaatttgacaTTGAAAATAGGTCGAGCTACAGGCCGCCTTATGATATACCATATGGGCAGGGCTTTGGGTCGGCCCAGGGCTTTAAAAGTATTATCCATACCTTACTCATTCTAAAACGGGTCGAGTAAAGCCCGCCCATTAGTTTGGACCGAGACAGCCCGCAGCTCAATTTTTTGGCTAA encodes:
- the LOC126787905 gene encoding protein CHLORORESPIRATORY REDUCTION 41, chloroplastic, whose protein sequence is MASLFPQFLSNPNPHSLNHFFTSRTSKIPSQQYIHVPPRKHYLFITKCTEPDTTQPDFPSPNSETTTSADKFPIEKRRKSEITRDRKSSTGLVMPEPPNFEIGWKRTKKIPLEKPVGYVIADFLEKLEGLMGREFGSRELLVKAAEIVAERAREEAEVLRDEGKVEDRMVTELFRVLKLMEMDMVMVKAAVKDETLSERLEQAKARCRQAILVALSF